Proteins encoded within one genomic window of Dasania marina DSM 21967:
- a CDS encoding response regulator transcription factor: MDLLPCVHIIEDDDAVRDSLQMMLESIGQKTKAFANADSFLSIYNQEMAGCIVLDIRMPGMNGMELQRQLNELNSILPIIFVTGHGDVPMAVEAMQQGAIDFVQKPYREQELLDKIATAMALDEDNRASLQQRQLIMQRMNDLTPRERDVMQLMVEGKANKVIAIDLEISQRTVEIHRARVMEKLNANSLAHLVRMFMAVEGQLSSNPE, encoded by the coding sequence ATGGATTTACTCCCTTGCGTTCATATTATTGAAGACGATGACGCTGTACGTGACTCCTTACAGATGATGCTGGAATCTATAGGGCAAAAAACCAAGGCCTTTGCCAATGCCGACAGTTTTTTATCTATTTACAACCAAGAGATGGCGGGCTGTATCGTGCTGGATATACGTATGCCCGGCATGAATGGCATGGAGCTACAACGCCAGCTCAACGAGTTGAATTCCATACTGCCTATTATTTTTGTCACCGGCCACGGTGATGTACCCATGGCGGTAGAGGCTATGCAACAAGGCGCTATAGACTTTGTACAAAAGCCCTATCGTGAACAGGAACTGTTAGACAAAATCGCCACCGCTATGGCCTTGGACGAGGACAACCGCGCCAGCCTGCAACAGCGCCAGCTGATTATGCAGCGCATGAATGATCTCACCCCCCGTGAAAGAGACGTCATGCAGCTGATGGTAGAGGGCAAGGCCAACAAGGTCATCGCAATAGATTTAGAAATTAGCCAGCGCACTGTAGAGATACACAGAGCCAGAGTGATGGAAAAACTTAATGCCAACTCATTGGCTCACCTAGTGCGTATGTTTATGGCAGTAGAAGGACAGCTATCCAGCAATCCGGAATAA
- the cgtA gene encoding Obg family GTPase CgtA has product MKFVDEAAIKVQAGRGGNGCLSFRREKYIAKGGPDGGDGGDGGSVFLEADFAVNTMVDYRYQRNYQADGGTSGSGRDCTGKGGDDLILRVPVGTTIIDEDTHEVLGDLREHGERLKVAQGGWHGLGNTRFKSSTNRAPRQTSPGSEGECRNLRLELKVLADVGLLGLPNAGKSTFIRAVSSAKPKVAGYPFTTMVPNLGVVKVQAHRSFVVADIPGLIEGASEGAGLGVRFLKHLTRTRLLLHIVDVAPFDQSSPADNARAIVKELERFSPTLHQRERWLVLNKIDLLPKDERKQRCQEIVDDLGWTGPVFAIAAINKEGVEPICGQIMTYIEERNLLEREDESILLEEQAIQERMQSESRERIQELAEARRLARLAAADDDDDFDDDDYDVEVQYER; this is encoded by the coding sequence ATGAAGTTTGTCGATGAAGCTGCTATCAAGGTCCAAGCGGGGCGTGGTGGTAACGGCTGCTTGAGTTTTCGCCGTGAAAAATATATTGCTAAGGGTGGCCCTGATGGGGGTGACGGCGGCGATGGCGGCAGTGTTTTTTTAGAGGCCGATTTTGCTGTTAATACCATGGTGGATTACCGTTATCAGCGTAACTATCAGGCTGATGGCGGCACATCGGGCTCGGGCCGCGACTGTACCGGCAAGGGCGGTGATGATTTGATATTGAGGGTGCCGGTAGGTACGACCATTATCGATGAGGATACTCATGAGGTGTTGGGCGACTTGCGTGAGCATGGTGAGCGGCTAAAAGTTGCTCAGGGTGGTTGGCATGGTTTGGGTAATACCCGTTTTAAATCCAGCACCAATCGCGCTCCTAGGCAAACATCGCCGGGCAGTGAGGGCGAGTGTAGAAACCTACGCCTAGAGCTAAAAGTGCTGGCCGATGTCGGTTTGTTGGGCTTGCCCAATGCCGGTAAATCGACCTTTATTCGTGCAGTATCCTCGGCTAAGCCGAAAGTGGCGGGCTATCCGTTCACTACCATGGTGCCCAACTTGGGTGTGGTTAAAGTGCAGGCGCACCGCAGTTTTGTGGTGGCAGATATACCTGGTCTTATTGAGGGTGCATCTGAAGGCGCTGGCTTGGGGGTGCGCTTTTTAAAGCATCTAACCCGTACCCGCCTGTTGTTGCATATTGTTGATGTGGCGCCATTTGATCAATCTTCGCCGGCAGATAATGCTAGGGCCATTGTTAAAGAGTTAGAGCGATTTAGCCCTACCCTGCATCAGCGTGAACGCTGGTTGGTGTTGAATAAAATTGATTTGCTGCCTAAAGATGAGCGCAAGCAGCGCTGCCAAGAGATAGTCGATGACCTGGGCTGGACGGGCCCGGTATTTGCCATTGCAGCTATCAACAAAGAGGGCGTGGAGCCTATTTGCGGCCAGATAATGACCTATATAGAAGAGCGCAATCTCTTAGAGCGAGAAGACGAGTCTATACTGCTCGAAGAGCAGGCTATACAAGAGCGTATGCAAAGCGAGTCCCGTGAGCGTATACAAGAGTTAGCTGAGGCTAGGCGTTTGGCACGTTTGGCGGCGGCCGATGACGATGATGATTTTGATGACGACGATTATGATGTTGAAGTGCAATACGAGCGCTAG
- a CDS encoding 1-acyl-sn-glycerol-3-phosphate acyltransferase, whose amino-acid sequence MGQFADIRPYNDDEVAPVLARLVDDKEFVAAIASLRLGRWHKCCKPLVYPIVKRLLRKQVSGMCTVREVQMLVKAYMDGMVDKTTSQCTVSGLEKLDPKQAYLFISNHRDIALDPAFVNYVLSHNGFGMVRIAIGDNLLTKPYVSALMRLNKSFIVKRSVKGRAMLAAYKLLSRYIRHSIEVDNDPIWIAQREGRAKDGNDKTEPAMIKMIAMSQHKQQESFSEFINKMRIVPVAISYELDPCDGAKAKELYEKATHGYYQKGEHEDVTSIALGISGDKDHVHVSFGEPLQGEFNNADDVAAAIDQQIFANYALQPTNFIAHKMLHGSYPEGVYSDQRKPFSIKGLESVEQAFQKRIAALPVEHQPYALGIYANPIDRIRERQAQG is encoded by the coding sequence ATGGGCCAGTTTGCCGATATACGACCCTACAATGATGATGAAGTTGCCCCGGTGCTTGCGCGCTTAGTTGACGACAAAGAGTTTGTTGCCGCTATTGCCAGCTTGCGGTTAGGGCGCTGGCATAAGTGCTGTAAGCCTCTGGTGTATCCCATTGTAAAGCGCCTGTTGCGTAAGCAGGTGAGCGGCATGTGCACGGTGCGTGAAGTGCAGATGCTGGTGAAAGCCTATATGGACGGCATGGTGGATAAAACCACCAGCCAGTGCACGGTGTCAGGGTTGGAAAAGCTAGACCCTAAACAGGCTTATTTATTTATTAGTAATCATCGCGATATTGCTTTGGATCCCGCTTTTGTTAACTACGTACTCAGCCATAACGGTTTTGGCATGGTGCGTATAGCCATAGGCGATAACTTGTTAACCAAGCCCTATGTGTCTGCGTTAATGCGGCTTAATAAAAGTTTTATTGTTAAGCGTTCGGTCAAAGGCCGCGCCATGCTGGCGGCCTATAAATTATTATCCCGCTACATACGTCACTCTATAGAGGTGGATAATGACCCTATATGGATAGCGCAGCGTGAAGGTCGGGCGAAAGATGGCAATGATAAAACCGAGCCAGCGATGATTAAAATGATAGCCATGAGCCAACACAAACAACAGGAAAGCTTCTCTGAATTTATTAATAAAATGCGTATCGTGCCGGTAGCTATTTCCTATGAGCTAGACCCTTGCGATGGCGCTAAAGCCAAAGAGCTGTACGAGAAAGCCACCCACGGTTATTACCAAAAAGGCGAGCATGAAGATGTGACCAGCATAGCCTTGGGTATTTCTGGTGATAAAGATCATGTGCATGTGTCTTTTGGTGAACCGCTGCAGGGCGAGTTCAACAATGCCGACGATGTGGCGGCTGCCATCGACCAACAAATCTTTGCTAACTATGCGTTACAGCCCACCAATTTTATTGCCCATAAAATGCTACACGGCAGCTACCCTGAGGGGGTTTATTCCGATCAGCGCAAGCCTTTTAGTATTAAAGGTTTGGAGTCAGTAGAGCAGGCTTTTCAAAAACGCATAGCGGCTTTGCCGGTGGAACACCAACCTTATGCCTTAGGCATTTATGCCAATCCTATAGATCGCATACGCGAACGGCAGGCACAGGGCTAA
- the proB gene encoding glutamate 5-kinase codes for MNVDKPSLSKTKRWVVKIGSALLTAGGKGLDVEAIAGWTAQMAWLRQQGIELVLVSSGAVAEGMTRLGWSQRPSSLHDLQAAAAVGQMGLVQAYETCFKQYGLHTAQILLGHDDISARDRYLNARGTISRLLELGVVPVVNENDTVVTDEIRFGDNDTLGALVANLIDADLLVILTDQQGLFASDPRANPDAELIRLARANDVSLDAMASGGSGALGRGGMLTKVRAARLAARSGAHTVIAGGALKNVLVGLLKDEVQGTLLVAEQAPLAARKQWLAGQSQVCGSLQLDDGAVAVLKRSGKSLLPVGVTEVSGTFERGDFVVCTDARGSIVARGIVNYSIADAQKIIGKGSGAIQELLGYQGDVELIHRDNMVLV; via the coding sequence ATGAACGTGGATAAACCAAGCTTATCGAAAACCAAGCGCTGGGTGGTTAAAATCGGCAGCGCTTTATTAACTGCGGGTGGTAAAGGCCTAGATGTAGAGGCTATCGCTGGCTGGACTGCGCAAATGGCCTGGTTGCGCCAGCAGGGCATAGAGCTAGTGCTGGTGTCCTCAGGGGCTGTAGCTGAGGGCATGACTCGGTTGGGTTGGTCACAGCGCCCTAGCTCTTTACACGACCTGCAGGCCGCCGCTGCGGTGGGGCAGATGGGTTTGGTGCAAGCCTATGAAACCTGCTTTAAGCAATACGGCCTACATACCGCGCAAATATTGCTGGGGCATGATGATATCTCTGCTCGCGATCGCTATCTCAATGCCCGCGGTACTATCTCGCGCCTGTTAGAGTTGGGTGTGGTGCCGGTGGTGAATGAAAACGATACCGTGGTGACTGACGAGATACGCTTTGGCGACAACGATACCTTGGGTGCACTAGTGGCCAATTTGATCGATGCGGATTTGCTGGTGATCTTAACCGACCAGCAGGGCTTGTTTGCCAGTGACCCGCGCGCCAATCCCGATGCTGAGCTTATACGCCTTGCTCGCGCCAACGATGTTTCGTTAGATGCTATGGCTAGCGGAGGCTCTGGCGCCTTAGGTCGCGGTGGCATGCTGACTAAGGTGCGTGCGGCTAGGTTGGCGGCGAGATCCGGTGCTCATACCGTGATTGCGGGCGGCGCTTTAAAAAATGTGTTGGTGGGTTTGCTTAAGGATGAGGTGCAGGGCACCTTGCTGGTGGCCGAGCAGGCGCCTTTAGCGGCGCGTAAGCAGTGGTTGGCAGGGCAGTCGCAGGTTTGCGGTAGTCTGCAGCTGGATGATGGTGCGGTGGCTGTGCTGAAGCGCTCAGGCAAAAGTCTATTGCCTGTGGGTGTGACCGAGGTAAGTGGTACTTTTGAAAGAGGTGATTTTGTGGTTTGTACCGATGCCCGGGGCAGCATAGTGGCCAGAGGGATAGTTAATTACAGCATTGCTGACGCGCAAAAAATTATCGGCAAGGGTAGTGGTGCTATACAGGAGCTGCTGGGTTATCAGGGTGATGTGGAGCTAATCCATAGGGATAATATGGTCTTGGTGTAG
- a CDS encoding ATP-binding protein, with protein sequence MTHAKYSLIRRYFITMLLVAILPVTIVGYLWIADARQSFKQFETVWQQSLMQKHEAALSQQVASMLSYITFRHSQIQETLRQELRYRVQEAMAMADALSDAGAGREAVLTALRKLQLHAQHGFYTVLSPEGKILLGQKSPELEQTSLLAFYQGQEQQALKSAIAEVLDQGEVYLTIHGVSDERPNQELRLAFAQYHPQLNIIIINHNSLSAIAQQVRLEVLQRFGNNNSIADTSIFILDQQAQLLVAPDILRGVTEISFAVDEAPQPIVRLWQRLVTLSEQPPAQQPPFLSYQLRGESAENTVPAMSYAAIYDEWQWLVGAQILLGDYQQKLALQQQRFDDKISRYIVFVITVVALFILVVSVIAYSFYRMNNRGFKRFIQFFNRSCEHAEAIDVSELPCREFVELAFHANDMLAQRVSYEHDLQQSRRRFRLALKASNSYLWELDTARQQVNFSGRFLTKLGYPQLPVPEKISIEQLLELCHPDDKAVVESAALAQDKKMEVAGIEFRLKHADGDYRWFHSRGGVIDEQSNGQASLLAGIVTDISERKCLESDLQRANVVVAEASYAREQFLSSMSHELHTPLNNILGHLQILQRDPLMAEEQCQQLKSAEEAGNYLLRLVNDILELSKIDSGYMPVQVGECVLNELAQNIVDMLAQKAKDKGLQFVVNVDGRLPNKIRLDVVKLKQVLMNLLSNAIKYTQHGQVRMDVELASVQYAQQPELIFSISDTGIGIDKTLCKKIFTPFTQLGGANTQGTGLGLAICWRLAQALEGRLRVDSELGKGSCFSLRLPLHAAGAAVVGAPLNISEHGDVVASAESTLMAFTGLSDAQYEKLCWAAKMGDIETLQALLRQLEKDGFGCSDWLLYCRQLLASFDVEKLLQFLHSRVEAKGSKTILT encoded by the coding sequence ATGACCCATGCTAAATACAGCCTGATTCGTCGCTATTTCATAACAATGCTATTAGTGGCGATATTGCCTGTCACTATTGTGGGTTACTTATGGATAGCCGATGCTAGGCAAAGTTTCAAACAGTTTGAAACAGTGTGGCAGCAAAGCCTTATGCAGAAGCATGAGGCGGCGTTGAGTCAGCAGGTTGCCAGTATGCTTAGTTATATAACGTTTCGCCACTCCCAAATACAGGAAACCCTGCGCCAAGAGCTACGTTATCGAGTGCAGGAGGCCATGGCCATGGCGGATGCCTTATCGGATGCCGGTGCCGGGCGAGAGGCCGTGCTTACCGCCTTGAGAAAGTTGCAGTTGCACGCACAGCATGGTTTTTACACGGTGCTCAGCCCCGAGGGGAAGATTCTGCTGGGGCAGAAAAGCCCGGAATTAGAACAGACTTCATTATTAGCGTTTTATCAGGGGCAGGAGCAGCAAGCGTTAAAAAGCGCTATTGCCGAGGTACTAGATCAAGGCGAGGTGTATTTAACCATACACGGTGTGTCTGATGAGCGGCCCAACCAAGAGCTACGCTTAGCGTTTGCGCAATATCACCCGCAGCTAAATATTATTATCATCAATCACAACAGCCTAAGCGCCATAGCCCAGCAGGTGCGTTTAGAGGTGCTGCAACGTTTTGGCAATAATAATTCTATAGCCGACACCTCCATTTTTATTTTAGATCAACAGGCGCAGCTATTGGTTGCCCCCGATATCCTGCGAGGGGTGACGGAAATTTCATTTGCGGTAGATGAGGCTCCTCAACCTATTGTCCGGCTGTGGCAGCGCTTAGTTACGCTGTCAGAGCAACCGCCCGCGCAGCAACCGCCTTTTTTATCTTATCAATTGCGGGGTGAGTCCGCGGAAAATACAGTGCCAGCTATGAGCTATGCCGCTATTTATGATGAATGGCAATGGTTGGTTGGGGCGCAAATACTGCTGGGTGATTACCAGCAAAAACTAGCCCTGCAACAACAGCGCTTCGATGACAAGATAAGCCGCTATATTGTGTTTGTGATAACAGTGGTTGCGCTATTTATACTTGTTGTTAGCGTTATTGCTTATAGTTTTTATCGGATGAATAACCGAGGTTTTAAGCGATTTATACAATTTTTTAATCGTAGTTGTGAGCATGCCGAGGCTATCGATGTTAGTGAATTACCTTGTAGGGAATTTGTCGAGCTGGCCTTTCATGCTAATGATATGTTGGCGCAACGGGTATCTTATGAGCATGATTTACAGCAAAGTCGGAGGCGTTTTCGCTTGGCTTTAAAAGCGTCTAATAGTTATTTGTGGGAGCTGGATACCGCCAGACAGCAGGTTAATTTTAGCGGTCGATTTTTAACAAAGCTGGGTTATCCGCAATTACCCGTGCCGGAAAAGATTAGTATTGAGCAATTGTTGGAGTTATGCCATCCCGATGATAAGGCTGTTGTTGAAAGTGCGGCGTTAGCTCAAGATAAAAAAATGGAGGTTGCAGGCATAGAGTTTCGGCTTAAGCACGCAGATGGTGATTATCGTTGGTTTCACAGTCGCGGGGGCGTAATAGATGAGCAGTCTAATGGCCAGGCCAGCTTGTTGGCCGGTATAGTCACCGATATCAGTGAGCGTAAATGTTTAGAATCAGATTTACAGCGTGCCAATGTGGTTGTTGCTGAGGCTAGTTATGCACGCGAACAGTTTTTATCTAGCATGAGCCATGAGTTGCATACACCATTAAATAATATTCTAGGGCACTTACAGATTCTGCAGCGTGACCCATTGATGGCTGAGGAACAGTGTCAGCAATTAAAATCGGCAGAGGAGGCGGGCAATTATTTATTACGACTGGTGAATGATATTTTAGAGCTGTCAAAAATTGATAGCGGTTATATGCCGGTGCAGGTGGGAGAGTGTGTGCTGAATGAATTAGCGCAAAATATTGTCGATATGCTGGCGCAGAAAGCTAAGGATAAAGGACTGCAATTTGTCGTCAATGTTGATGGTCGGTTGCCGAACAAAATACGCTTAGATGTGGTTAAGCTCAAACAAGTACTGATGAATCTGTTATCGAATGCCATTAAGTACACGCAGCATGGTCAGGTGCGTATGGATGTGGAGCTGGCCAGTGTGCAATATGCACAACAGCCAGAATTGATTTTTAGTATTAGCGATACCGGTATAGGTATAGATAAAACGCTGTGTAAAAAAATATTTACGCCCTTTACCCAATTAGGCGGCGCTAATACGCAGGGCACAGGTTTGGGCCTTGCTATATGCTGGCGCCTAGCTCAGGCGTTGGAGGGGCGGCTTAGGGTGGACAGTGAGCTAGGCAAGGGCAGTTGTTTTAGCTTGCGCCTGCCACTACACGCCGCCGGTGCTGCGGTTGTGGGTGCGCCGTTAAATATTAGCGAGCATGGCGATGTTGTGGCTAGCGCTGAATCCACCTTAATGGCCTTTACCGGTTTATCCGATGCACAGTATGAAAAGCTCTGTTGGGCGGCCAAAATGGGCGACATAGAAACCCTGCAAGCGCTATTGCGCCAGCTAGAAAAGGACGGCTTTGGCTGCAGTGATTGGTTGCTATATTGTCGGCAGCTACTAGCAAGTTTTGATGTAGAAAAGCTGTTACAATTTTTGCATAGCCGGGTAGAGGCTAAGGGTAGTAAAACAATACTCACCTAA
- the rplU gene encoding 50S ribosomal protein L21: MYAVIESGGKQHRVVEGETLKLEKIEVATGETITFDNVLMVGEGESVKIGAPYVAGSKVTAEIIEQGRHKKVKIMKFRRRKHSMKQAGHRQWYTEVKITGISA, encoded by the coding sequence ATGTACGCAGTTATTGAGAGCGGCGGTAAGCAACATCGCGTCGTTGAGGGTGAGACCCTTAAGCTAGAAAAGATTGAAGTCGCTACTGGCGAAACTATCACTTTTGATAATGTTTTGATGGTCGGTGAAGGCGAGAGCGTTAAGATTGGCGCACCTTACGTTGCGGGTAGCAAGGTAACGGCTGAGATTATTGAGCAAGGTCGTCACAAGAAAGTAAAAATCATGAAGTTTCGTCGTCGTAAACACTCGATGAAGCAAGCCGGCCACCGTCAGTGGTACACCGAAGTTAAAATCACTGGTATCAGTGCTTAA
- the dinG gene encoding ATP-dependent DNA helicase DinG: protein MLTDDLKNEIQGAYRHLLDSKKLKPRLGQRLMMAEVARTLAGADMDANGHREGAAKVCVAEAGTGTGKTIAYALSAIPIAKALNKTLIISTATVALQEQVVHKDLPDILLHSGLNFSFALAKGRGRYLCLSKLDSLLQGSQSSHQSMALYPDEMQQQVQVQDQKVYDAMLDALSAGDWDGDRDNWPDELEVSLWSRVTTDHAQCTGRRCPNIRQCYFYKGREDLDKVDVIVANHDLVLADLSLGGGAILPEPEDSIYIFDEGHHLPEKAINHFSQFSRVRSTERWLEQGSKALAKAAPELAVTTANQYIQRLPAIMDSLKQQLAMLFTHLEATVSTQPDQRGSIPYQRFPQGIVPEHLRLQSQELAGGFRDMHDLLDKACNILEEAIATPEHGITGPEAEAWYSSFSMLRSRAEGNQSLWQDYSAAIEAEEPPRSRWIAVVEGAGGQLDFEVSSSPILAANTLQHYLWSRCFAAVVTSATLTALGRFDRFIMRAGTPADAAYIVVPSPFNYAEAGELVVPAMRSEPSNADAHTEELIELLPQILEFDSGSLVLFSSKRQLENVYEGLPLAWQQKVLRQSDYSKQEVLRRHRAAIDDKQQSVLFGLASFSEGVDLPGDYCSHVVIAKIPFAVPDQPVESALSEWIEMRGGNPFMDISVPDASLRLIQASGRLLRTESDTGKVTLLDRRVLSKRYGRALLDALPPFRRSLS from the coding sequence ATGCTAACTGATGACTTAAAAAACGAGATACAGGGCGCTTATCGCCATTTACTAGACAGTAAAAAACTAAAGCCGCGTTTAGGCCAGCGTTTAATGATGGCGGAAGTGGCGAGAACCTTGGCCGGGGCCGATATGGACGCCAATGGCCACCGCGAAGGCGCTGCCAAGGTGTGCGTTGCCGAGGCTGGCACCGGCACCGGTAAAACTATCGCCTATGCTTTATCGGCTATACCCATCGCCAAAGCTTTAAATAAAACCTTAATTATTTCTACCGCCACTGTCGCCTTGCAGGAGCAGGTGGTGCATAAAGACCTGCCCGATATTTTATTACACAGCGGTCTCAATTTTTCGTTTGCCTTGGCCAAAGGGCGCGGCCGTTATTTATGTTTAAGCAAATTAGATAGTTTGTTGCAGGGTAGCCAGAGCAGCCATCAGAGCATGGCGCTGTATCCCGATGAAATGCAGCAGCAGGTGCAGGTGCAGGATCAAAAAGTTTACGACGCCATGTTGGATGCGCTATCCGCAGGCGACTGGGATGGTGATAGAGATAACTGGCCCGATGAGTTAGAGGTTTCTTTGTGGTCGCGGGTTACCACCGATCACGCCCAATGCACCGGTAGGCGCTGCCCTAATATACGCCAGTGTTATTTTTATAAAGGCCGCGAGGACTTAGATAAAGTCGATGTGATAGTCGCTAATCACGATTTAGTGCTGGCCGATTTATCATTGGGCGGCGGTGCGATTTTGCCTGAGCCGGAAGACAGTATTTATATTTTTGACGAAGGCCATCACCTGCCTGAAAAAGCGATCAACCACTTTTCGCAATTTAGTCGGGTGCGTTCTACCGAGCGCTGGTTAGAGCAGGGGTCTAAAGCGTTAGCGAAAGCCGCGCCGGAGTTGGCCGTCACTACCGCCAACCAATATATACAGCGTTTGCCTGCGATTATGGATAGTTTAAAGCAGCAACTAGCTATGCTGTTTACGCATTTAGAGGCTACGGTTTCAACCCAGCCTGATCAGCGCGGCAGCATTCCCTACCAACGTTTTCCTCAGGGCATAGTGCCTGAGCATTTACGGCTGCAATCGCAAGAGTTGGCGGGCGGCTTTCGCGACATGCACGACCTGTTAGATAAAGCCTGTAATATTTTAGAAGAGGCGATAGCCACCCCTGAGCACGGTATTACCGGCCCCGAAGCCGAGGCTTGGTATAGTTCGTTTTCTATGTTGCGCAGCCGTGCCGAAGGTAACCAAAGCTTGTGGCAAGATTATAGCGCTGCTATCGAAGCGGAAGAGCCGCCGCGCAGCCGCTGGATAGCCGTGGTGGAAGGCGCAGGCGGGCAGTTGGATTTTGAAGTATCTAGCAGCCCGATTTTGGCGGCTAACACTTTGCAGCATTATTTATGGTCACGTTGTTTTGCCGCGGTAGTGACCTCGGCGACATTAACGGCGCTAGGACGCTTCGATCGTTTTATAATGCGTGCTGGCACGCCAGCAGATGCCGCTTATATCGTTGTACCCAGCCCGTTTAATTATGCTGAAGCGGGTGAGTTAGTGGTGCCCGCTATGCGCAGCGAGCCTTCGAATGCCGATGCCCATACTGAAGAGTTAATCGAGCTATTACCGCAGATTCTAGAGTTCGATAGTGGTAGCTTAGTGTTGTTTTCGTCTAAGCGGCAATTGGAAAATGTGTATGAAGGCCTGCCTTTAGCTTGGCAGCAAAAAGTTTTGCGGCAAAGTGATTACTCCAAGCAGGAGGTGCTGCGACGCCACCGCGCGGCTATCGATGATAAGCAGCAGTCGGTGTTGTTTGGTTTGGCTAGTTTTTCCGAGGGAGTGGATTTGCCGGGGGATTATTGCAGCCATGTGGTCATCGCCAAAATCCCTTTTGCCGTGCCCGACCAACCGGTGGAGTCGGCCTTGTCTGAATGGATAGAGATGCGTGGCGGCAACCCCTTTATGGATATTAGCGTGCCCGATGCGTCGCTGCGGTTGATACAGGCCAGTGGCCGCCTATTACGCACCGAGAGCGATACCGGCAAGGTTACCTTGCTAGATCGCCGCGTGTTGAGTAAACGCTATGGCAGAGCTTTGTTGGATGCCTTGCCGCCGTTTAGGCGCAGCTTGAGTTAG
- the rpsT gene encoding 30S ribosomal protein S20, with the protein MANSPQAKKRARQAEKRRQHNASLRSMVRTSIKKVLAAIDGGNAEEAQTAYVAAVPVIDRMADKGIIHKNKAARHKSRLNDKVKALAA; encoded by the coding sequence GTGGCAAATTCTCCACAAGCAAAAAAACGCGCTCGTCAGGCCGAAAAGCGTCGTCAACACAATGCCAGCCTGCGCTCCATGGTACGCACATCTATCAAGAAAGTGCTTGCAGCTATCGATGGTGGCAACGCCGAAGAAGCGCAAACAGCTTATGTAGCTGCGGTTCCTGTTATTGATCGTATGGCTGACAAAGGCATTATTCATAAGAATAAGGCTGCACGTCATAAAAGCCGTCTGAACGATAAAGTTAAAGCTCTAGCTGCTTAA
- a CDS encoding YqcC family protein → MDSAVTALLTDLQLALQRLQLWQLERPSEQALASQQPFCIDTLNFPQWLQFVFVERMQWLLAQQQPLPRNCQISPMAEQYFGPRLAQAATLLACIKQIDDLLSDA, encoded by the coding sequence ATGGACAGCGCTGTCACCGCTTTATTAACGGATTTACAACTGGCTCTACAGCGGTTGCAGCTATGGCAGCTAGAGCGGCCCAGTGAGCAGGCGCTGGCCAGCCAGCAGCCTTTTTGTATAGATACCTTGAACTTTCCGCAGTGGCTGCAATTTGTATTTGTTGAGCGCATGCAGTGGTTGTTAGCGCAACAGCAACCACTGCCGCGCAATTGCCAAATTAGCCCTATGGCCGAGCAATATTTTGGCCCGCGGCTAGCGCAGGCGGCGACCTTGCTGGCCTGCATCAAGCAGATTGATGATCTGTTATCAGACGCTTAG
- the rpmA gene encoding 50S ribosomal protein L27, with the protein MAHKKAGGSTNNGRDSQSKRLGVKRYGGQEVLAGNIIVRQRGTKFHAGVNVGLGTDHTLFAKASGVVKFETKGPKNRKFVSIVTA; encoded by the coding sequence ATGGCTCATAAGAAAGCAGGCGGTAGTACTAATAACGGTCGCGATTCCCAGAGTAAGCGTTTAGGTGTTAAACGTTACGGCGGCCAAGAAGTATTAGCGGGCAATATCATTGTTCGTCAACGCGGCACTAAGTTTCACGCCGGCGTTAATGTAGGTTTGGGTACCGACCATACCTTGTTTGCCAAGGCAAGCGGCGTGGTTAAGTTCGAAACTAAAGGTCCTAAAAACCGTAAGTTTGTTAGCATTGTAACTGCATAA